From the Selenomonas timonae genome, one window contains:
- the nspC gene encoding carboxynorspermidine decarboxylase, with amino-acid sequence MAARAAWRAEWDAVPTPSYLVYEELLEQNLKILAEIAEDTGAKVLLAQKCFSMYHYYPLIGRYLAGTTASGIYEARLSQEEMGKENHVFKPAYEAEEIDQLAAICDHIIFNSFAQWERFGAAARAQGASCGIRINPERSTQEHAIYDPCAPGSRLGVKIADFREDLLDGLDGLHFHTLCEQGADALEATLAAVEEKFGKYLYGMKWLNFGGGHHITREGYDIALLKKLIRHVQETYDVAVYLEPGEAIALNAGFLVAEVLEVQTGGNVILNTSATCHMPDVIEMPYRPPLIGAGEAGEKAHTYTLAGPTCLAGDTIGTYSFDAELRVGDRIVFGDMAIYTMVKNNTFNGMPLPNIIAVSPRGEWEIVREFGYEDFKMRL; translated from the coding sequence ATGGCGGCGCGCGCGGCATGGCGGGCAGAGTGGGACGCTGTTCCGACGCCCTCCTACCTCGTCTATGAGGAGCTGCTCGAGCAAAATCTGAAGATACTCGCGGAGATTGCAGAGGATACGGGTGCAAAGGTGCTCCTCGCACAGAAATGCTTCTCCATGTATCACTACTATCCGCTGATCGGGCGTTACCTCGCGGGAACGACGGCGAGCGGCATCTACGAGGCGCGGCTCTCGCAGGAGGAGATGGGGAAGGAAAACCACGTCTTCAAGCCCGCCTACGAGGCGGAGGAGATCGATCAGCTCGCGGCAATCTGCGACCACATCATCTTCAACTCATTCGCCCAGTGGGAGCGCTTCGGCGCGGCGGCGCGGGCGCAGGGCGCGTCCTGCGGCATCCGCATCAACCCCGAGCGCTCGACGCAGGAGCACGCAATCTACGACCCGTGTGCGCCCGGCTCGCGCCTCGGCGTCAAGATCGCGGACTTCCGAGAGGACTTGCTCGACGGACTCGATGGGCTGCACTTCCATACGCTCTGTGAGCAGGGGGCGGATGCGCTTGAGGCGACGCTTGCAGCCGTCGAGGAGAAGTTCGGGAAATATCTGTACGGGATGAAGTGGCTGAACTTTGGCGGCGGGCATCATATCACGCGCGAAGGATATGACATCGCTTTGTTGAAGAAGCTGATTCGCCATGTGCAGGAGACCTATGACGTGGCGGTCTATCTCGAGCCGGGTGAGGCGATCGCGCTCAATGCGGGCTTCCTCGTCGCCGAGGTGCTCGAGGTGCAGACGGGCGGCAATGTGATCCTCAACACGTCCGCGACCTGCCACATGCCCGATGTTATCGAGATGCCGTACCGCCCGCCACTCATCGGCGCGGGCGAGGCGGGGGAGAAGGCGCATACCTATACGCTCGCGGGGCCGACCTGCCTTGCGGGCGATACGATCGGCACGTATTCCTTCGATGCGGAGCTGCGCGTTGGCGACCGCATTGTCTTCGGTGATATGGCGATCTATACGATGGTGAAGAACAATACATTCAACGGCATGCCGCTGCCGAACATCATCGCCGTTTCGCCCCGTGGGGAATGGGAGATTGTGCGTGAATTCGGATATGAAGATTTTAAGATGAGACTTTGA
- a CDS encoding FAD-dependent oxidoreductase has translation MNGEEKAAVSRRNFLKGGALALGGFVAAPALLAGCAANPDDHLIPPKAPAAPPPPPTWLGTAPEIPEGKIAAEHSADIVIVGAGLAGLTAARAASEHGASVLVMERASTWQCRSGQYGTIGNRYQRELGIAFDKNEAILENMKQMGYRSDQRMWNYWAEHSGADFDWMLDLAPAVHVMKETDTELDRSKINLMMMHYPLPAGYNRSEENSPTYPTVMTLLPSQEPLLTLVYEKCLAQGCKFIYATRAKKLIREADEGRVTGVIGEDIHGNFVKCTARKAVILATGDYGNNKEMMRYFVPWAADYMNVFPNRDAWDSPTNTGDGHVMAAWVGGKIEDGPHAPMIHTLGGPLGVDAYLLLNDDGKRFVNEDIGGQQLSCAIYRQRGDYAWQIFDDNWPEQLPLMGVSHGSVNHCVSAAENPKLPPDCQWAIGRTSYTSREDLDRTPGLIKANTLAELAAALAPDRPDVQRTILVEIARYNELAHAHNDADFGKAAKRLFPIEKAPFYAGKMLGGALLVNMGGLTVNPEDGNVLDRKYHGIPGLYAIGNTQGGRFVGDYPVVTAGVSHAFALVYGRLVGNVTAQL, from the coding sequence ATGAATGGGGAAGAGAAAGCGGCTGTAAGCCGCAGAAATTTTCTAAAGGGGGGCGCGCTTGCACTCGGCGGTTTTGTCGCAGCGCCTGCGCTGCTTGCCGGATGCGCTGCAAACCCTGACGATCACCTCATCCCACCGAAAGCCCCTGCAGCACCGCCTCCGCCGCCCACATGGCTCGGCACGGCGCCGGAGATTCCGGAGGGGAAGATCGCAGCGGAGCACAGCGCGGACATCGTCATCGTGGGCGCGGGGCTTGCGGGGCTCACCGCAGCGCGCGCGGCATCGGAGCACGGCGCGTCCGTCCTCGTCATGGAGCGTGCGAGCACGTGGCAGTGCCGCAGCGGACAGTACGGCACAATCGGCAATCGCTATCAGCGCGAGCTCGGCATTGCATTCGACAAGAACGAGGCAATCCTCGAGAATATGAAGCAGATGGGCTACCGCTCGGATCAGCGCATGTGGAACTACTGGGCGGAGCATAGCGGCGCGGATTTTGACTGGATGCTCGACCTTGCGCCCGCCGTTCACGTCATGAAGGAGACGGATACGGAGCTCGACCGCTCGAAGATCAACCTCATGATGATGCACTATCCGCTGCCAGCAGGCTATAACCGCAGCGAGGAGAACAGCCCGACCTATCCGACGGTCATGACCCTCCTGCCGAGTCAGGAGCCGCTCCTGACCCTCGTCTATGAGAAATGCCTCGCACAGGGCTGCAAATTCATCTACGCAACGCGCGCGAAGAAGCTCATCCGTGAAGCAGATGAGGGGCGCGTGACAGGTGTGATCGGCGAAGACATTCACGGGAATTTCGTGAAGTGCACGGCGCGCAAGGCGGTGATCCTCGCGACGGGGGACTACGGCAACAACAAGGAGATGATGAGGTACTTCGTGCCGTGGGCGGCGGACTATATGAATGTGTTCCCGAACCGCGATGCGTGGGACAGTCCGACGAATACGGGGGACGGTCATGTGATGGCGGCGTGGGTCGGCGGCAAGATCGAGGACGGTCCGCACGCGCCGATGATCCATACGCTCGGCGGACCGCTCGGCGTGGATGCCTATCTCCTGCTGAACGACGACGGCAAGCGCTTCGTCAACGAGGACATCGGCGGTCAGCAGCTCTCCTGTGCGATCTATCGCCAGCGCGGCGACTACGCGTGGCAGATCTTTGACGACAACTGGCCGGAGCAGCTGCCGCTGATGGGGGTATCGCACGGGAGCGTGAACCACTGCGTTTCCGCTGCGGAGAATCCGAAACTCCCGCCCGACTGTCAGTGGGCGATCGGGCGTACGTCCTACACCTCGCGTGAGGATCTGGATAGGACGCCGGGGCTTATCAAGGCGAATACGCTTGCGGAGCTCGCGGCGGCGCTTGCACCGGATCGCCCCGATGTGCAGCGGACGATCCTCGTGGAGATCGCGCGCTACAACGAATTGGCGCATGCACACAACGATGCGGACTTCGGCAAGGCGGCAAAGCGCCTCTTCCCCATCGAGAAGGCACCGTTCTATGCGGGCAAGATGCTCGGCGGGGCGCTGCTCGTCAATATGGGCGGGCTGACGGTGAATCCAGAGGACGGCAATGTGCTCGATCGGAAGTATCACGGCATCCCCGGCCTCTACGCCATCGGCAACACGCAGGGCGGGCGATTCGTCGGGGACTATCCCGTCGTGACGGCGGGCGTCAGCCACGCCTTTGCGCTCGTCTACGGGCGTCTCGTCGGCAATGTCACGGCGCAGCTCTGA
- a CDS encoding NapC/NirT family cytochrome c, translated as MMKLFQKLKEPRVLLLLVVAAAACGFGGLAILSQVSANPAFCASCHNMQPEYDSYAQGDLLAKKHADAGVTCHDCHEPTLLQQMKEGWLFVTGNYENPMPKYGYTNAQCLSCHSFDEIKQATAHYGKESPHDPVHLAGNENPQNCMDCHSMHHPQSAKKCTACHGVSWKLDASWEK; from the coding sequence ATGATGAAACTGTTTCAGAAACTCAAAGAGCCGCGCGTGCTCCTGCTCCTCGTCGTTGCAGCTGCCGCGTGCGGATTCGGCGGGCTCGCCATTCTCTCGCAGGTCAGTGCAAATCCTGCCTTCTGCGCAAGCTGTCACAATATGCAGCCGGAGTACGACAGCTATGCACAGGGGGATCTCCTTGCGAAGAAGCATGCTGATGCGGGCGTGACCTGTCATGACTGCCACGAGCCGACGCTGCTGCAGCAGATGAAGGAGGGCTGGCTCTTCGTTACAGGCAACTATGAGAACCCCATGCCGAAGTACGGCTATACGAATGCGCAGTGTCTCTCCTGCCACAGCTTCGACGAGATCAAGCAGGCGACGGCGCATTATGGCAAGGAAAGCCCGCACGATCCCGTGCATCTCGCGGGCAACGAGAACCCGCAGAACTGCATGGACTGTCACAGCATGCACCATCCTCAGTCTGCAAAGAAGTGCACGGCATGCCACGGCGTGAGCTGGAAGCTGGATGCGAGCTGGGAAAAGTAG
- the ahpC gene encoding alkyl hydroperoxide reductase subunit C gives MSLINKEISDFKVQAFQKKEGAAQGEFVEYTKESLKGKWSVFFFYPADFTFVCPTELADLQEQYGEFKKIGCEIFGVSCDTHFVHKAWHESSDLVSKLTYPMLADPTAKLARDFEVYIEDAGLAERGTFIVNPEGKIVSYEVSAGNVGRNAQELLRKVQALQFVAEHGDEVCPARWKPGEKTLKPSFDLVGKL, from the coding sequence ATGTCACTCATCAACAAGGAAATCAGCGATTTTAAGGTACAGGCATTCCAGAAGAAGGAAGGCGCAGCACAGGGCGAGTTCGTCGAGTACACGAAGGAAAGCCTCAAGGGCAAGTGGAGCGTGTTCTTCTTCTATCCGGCGGACTTCACGTTCGTCTGTCCGACGGAGCTGGCTGACCTTCAGGAGCAGTACGGCGAGTTCAAGAAGATCGGCTGCGAGATCTTCGGTGTTTCCTGTGACACCCACTTCGTCCATAAGGCATGGCATGAGAGCTCCGACCTCGTCAGCAAGCTGACCTACCCGATGCTCGCAGACCCGACGGCGAAGCTCGCACGTGACTTCGAGGTCTACATCGAGGATGCGGGACTTGCTGAGCGCGGCACGTTCATCGTGAACCCCGAGGGCAAGATCGTTTCCTATGAGGTGAGTGCAGGCAACGTCGGCCGCAATGCACAGGAGCTTCTCCGCAAGGTGCAGGCACTCCAGTTCGTCGCTGAGCACGGCGATGAGGTTTGCCCCGCGCGCTGGAAGCCGGGCGAAAAGACGCTGAAGCCGAGCTTCGACCTCGTCGGCAAACTCTAA
- a CDS encoding FAD-dependent oxidoreductase: MYDAVIVGGGPAGLSAAIYLARAKCKVLVIEKEKVGGQITITADVVNYPGTGKVSGSELAAQMEEQARGFGAEFVTAEVIGLKLDQDIKELETTAGTVEALSVILATGANPRKVGFYGEKKFQGRGVAYCATCDAEFFTGMDIFVIGGGLAAVEESMFLSRYGKSITILVRSDKFRAPQTAVDALANYPNIKVRFNTVVERVGGETMISYADFRDETTGKVEHYMAKDGETFGVFVFAGYIPNTGLFREQVALNEQGYVITNEEKETNIKGVFAAGDVCIKTLRQVVTAVSDGAVSAVAAERHAAALHDRLKLPAFARAEVDAKRFEQRKSSIEKEAADGNETNFISAEIREQLAAVFDKFETSVKLVGHYDDGDLSRELRGFMDEFAGLTDKVSYEEREAGDGQPGIEVLRGDGTPSGITFHAVPGGHEFNSFILALYNVAGPGQELRDETRAKIEQISAPADVKVLMSLSCTMCPDVVAAVQRIAAERADVRADIYDIRYFPELKEKYSVMSVPCMIVGEDLFFGKKNIDEVADILVNRG, translated from the coding sequence ATGTATGATGCCGTCATCGTTGGCGGCGGCCCTGCGGGACTCTCTGCCGCCATCTATCTGGCACGTGCGAAATGCAAGGTGCTCGTTATCGAGAAGGAGAAGGTCGGCGGACAGATCACAATCACCGCTGATGTCGTGAACTATCCCGGCACGGGCAAGGTCAGCGGCTCCGAGCTCGCGGCACAGATGGAGGAGCAGGCGCGCGGCTTCGGCGCGGAATTCGTCACGGCAGAGGTCATCGGTCTGAAACTCGATCAAGACATCAAGGAGCTCGAGACGACGGCGGGCACGGTCGAGGCGCTGAGCGTCATCCTCGCGACGGGAGCAAATCCGCGCAAGGTGGGCTTCTACGGCGAGAAAAAGTTCCAGGGGCGCGGCGTTGCCTACTGCGCGACCTGCGATGCCGAGTTCTTCACGGGCATGGACATCTTCGTCATTGGCGGCGGGCTTGCGGCGGTGGAGGAGAGTATGTTCCTCTCGCGCTACGGCAAGTCCATCACGATCCTCGTGCGCAGCGACAAGTTCCGCGCACCGCAGACGGCGGTGGACGCGCTCGCGAACTATCCGAACATCAAGGTGCGCTTCAACACGGTTGTGGAGCGCGTCGGCGGCGAGACGATGATCTCCTATGCCGATTTCCGCGATGAGACGACGGGCAAGGTCGAGCACTATATGGCAAAGGACGGCGAGACGTTCGGCGTCTTCGTCTTTGCCGGCTATATCCCGAATACGGGGCTGTTCCGTGAGCAGGTTGCGCTGAATGAGCAGGGCTACGTCATCACGAACGAGGAGAAGGAGACGAATATTAAGGGGGTCTTTGCTGCGGGCGATGTCTGCATCAAGACGCTGCGTCAGGTTGTGACGGCGGTCTCCGACGGCGCAGTCTCTGCGGTTGCGGCGGAGCGTCATGCGGCGGCGCTGCACGATCGCCTCAAGTTGCCCGCATTTGCGCGCGCCGAGGTGGATGCAAAGCGCTTTGAGCAGCGCAAGAGCTCCATCGAAAAGGAAGCGGCAGACGGCAACGAGACGAACTTCATCTCTGCCGAGATCCGCGAGCAGCTGGCAGCGGTCTTTGATAAGTTTGAGACTTCGGTCAAGCTTGTCGGACACTACGACGACGGAGATCTCTCGCGCGAGCTGCGCGGCTTTATGGATGAGTTCGCGGGTCTCACGGACAAGGTCAGCTATGAGGAGCGCGAGGCCGGGGACGGGCAGCCCGGCATCGAGGTTCTGAGGGGGGACGGCACGCCGAGCGGCATTACGTTCCACGCCGTGCCGGGCGGACACGAGTTCAACTCGTTCATCCTTGCCCTCTACAATGTGGCAGGTCCAGGTCAGGAGCTGCGGGACGAGACGCGCGCGAAAATTGAGCAGATTTCCGCGCCCGCCGATGTCAAGGTGCTCATGTCCCTCTCCTGTACGATGTGCCCCGATGTGGTCGCCGCTGTGCAGCGCATTGCGGCAGAGCGTGCGGACGTGCGTGCGGACATCTACGACATCCGCTACTTCCCCGAGCTGAAAGAGAAGTACAGTGTGATGAGCGTTCCCTGCATGATTGTGGGGGAAGACCTCTTCTTCGGTAAGAAGAACATAGACGAGGTCGCTGATATTCTGGTCAATCGCGGTTGA
- the rbr gene encoding rubrerythrin, whose amino-acid sequence MELKGSQTEKNLWAAFAGESQAHTKYLYYASQAKKDGYVQISNIFNETAVNEKAHAKIWFKLVSGIGDTKANLAAAAAGENEEWTSMYPEFARVAREEGFDKIARLFDAVGKIEKEHDARYKLLLQKVDEGTVFQRDEKIIWQCLNCGYVCESPKAPMKCPVCEHPQSFFQQVVQNY is encoded by the coding sequence ATGGAACTCAAGGGATCACAGACCGAGAAGAATCTCTGGGCGGCATTTGCCGGAGAGTCGCAGGCGCACACAAAGTATCTCTACTACGCGTCGCAGGCGAAGAAGGACGGCTACGTCCAGATCTCGAACATCTTCAACGAGACGGCGGTCAACGAGAAGGCGCATGCAAAGATCTGGTTCAAACTCGTGAGCGGCATTGGCGACACGAAGGCGAACCTCGCTGCGGCTGCCGCCGGAGAGAACGAGGAGTGGACGAGCATGTACCCCGAGTTCGCACGCGTTGCGCGCGAGGAGGGCTTTGACAAGATCGCCCGCCTCTTCGATGCCGTCGGCAAGATCGAGAAGGAGCACGATGCGCGCTACAAGCTGCTCTTGCAGAAGGTGGATGAGGGCACGGTGTTCCAGCGCGATGAGAAGATCATCTGGCAGTGCCTCAACTGCGGCTATGTCTGCGAGAGCCCGAAGGCGCCGATGAAGTGCCCCGTCTGTGAGCACCCGCAGTCCTTCTTCCAGCAGGTTGTGCAGAATTATTGA
- a CDS encoding thiamine phosphate synthase, giving the protein MRGKFDLSAYLVIGPENTDGRPVARVIAEAVQAGFTFVQIRAKYAEAREIIELTRAAADVIAAQGKSDAVALVINDRLDAVLAAREQGIKVDGVHVGQGDIPPDVCRKYLGADAIVGLSARTTDLLDYAAHCDTTCIDYFGAGPLHATPTKPEAGRTATGEIVTRSLDELRDLHRVSPVPVVVGGGVKASDLPALRATGVEGFFVVSAVAEAAHPYVAAEEMVRVWRE; this is encoded by the coding sequence ATGCGAGGAAAGTTTGATCTGTCCGCCTATCTCGTGATCGGTCCCGAGAATACGGATGGGCGCCCTGTGGCGCGCGTGATCGCTGAGGCTGTGCAGGCGGGCTTCACCTTTGTTCAGATTCGCGCAAAATACGCGGAGGCGCGTGAGATCATCGAACTCACGCGCGCGGCGGCAGATGTGATTGCGGCACAGGGGAAATCGGACGCTGTGGCACTCGTCATAAATGATCGCCTCGATGCTGTACTCGCGGCGCGGGAGCAGGGGATCAAGGTGGACGGTGTGCATGTGGGGCAGGGGGATATTCCGCCCGATGTCTGCCGCAAATATCTCGGTGCGGATGCAATCGTCGGGCTCTCCGCGCGCACGACCGATCTGCTCGACTATGCGGCGCACTGCGATACCACATGCATCGACTACTTTGGCGCGGGGCCGCTCCATGCGACGCCGACAAAGCCCGAGGCGGGGCGGACGGCGACGGGGGAGATTGTGACGCGCAGCCTCGATGAGCTGAGAGATCTGCATCGCGTTAGCCCCGTGCCCGTGGTCGTGGGCGGCGGCGTCAAGGCGTCCGATCTCCCCGCGCTCAGGGCGACAGGCGTCGAGGGCTTCTTCGTCGTCAGTGCTGTTGCGGAGGCAGCGCATCCCTATGTCGCCGCAGAGGAGATGGTGCGCGTCTGGCGGGAGTAG
- a CDS encoding NAD(P)-dependent oxidoreductase: MKKIGFIGLGIMGAAMAGHLMDAGYELTVYNRTKSKADALVARGAKYADSPGACARGQDAVITMVGYPKDVEEIYLGTDGILANLKAGAYTADMTTSSPALAERIYAEAKKRDIHALDAPVTGGDMGARNATLNILVGGDEDDFNAMQPVFAAMGKNIVYEGAAGAGQKTKAANQIAVAGALAGACEAFAYARAAGLDLEKVYASISGGAASSFQMSNMIRMALDGNFAPGFMIKHFVKDMTIGAKTSKEYGMTLPILEQILREARTLEERGGGADGTQSLLRYYE; encoded by the coding sequence ATGAAGAAAATTGGATTCATCGGACTCGGCATCATGGGTGCGGCAATGGCAGGTCATCTCATGGATGCAGGCTATGAGCTCACGGTCTACAACCGCACAAAGTCGAAGGCGGACGCCCTCGTTGCACGAGGCGCAAAGTATGCCGACAGCCCTGGCGCATGCGCACGCGGACAGGACGCCGTCATCACGATGGTCGGCTATCCGAAGGATGTGGAGGAGATCTACCTCGGCACGGACGGCATCCTTGCAAACCTCAAGGCGGGCGCATATACCGCTGATATGACGACCTCCTCGCCAGCGCTTGCCGAACGCATCTATGCAGAGGCAAAGAAGCGCGACATCCACGCGCTCGACGCGCCCGTCACCGGCGGCGACATGGGTGCGCGCAATGCCACGCTCAACATTCTCGTCGGCGGTGATGAGGATGACTTTAACGCAATGCAGCCCGTCTTTGCGGCCATGGGTAAGAACATCGTCTACGAGGGTGCGGCAGGCGCAGGGCAGAAGACGAAGGCAGCGAACCAGATCGCCGTTGCAGGCGCGCTCGCGGGCGCATGCGAAGCATTCGCCTATGCACGCGCCGCAGGGCTTGATCTTGAGAAGGTCTATGCCTCAATCTCTGGCGGTGCGGCATCGAGCTTCCAGATGTCCAATATGATCCGCATGGCGCTCGATGGGAACTTTGCCCCCGGATTTATGATAAAACACTTCGTCAAGGATATGACGATCGGTGCAAAGACCTCCAAGGAGTATGGCATGACCTTGCCTATACTGGAACAAATACTGCGCGAGGCGCGCACCCTCGAGGAGCGCGGCGGCGGTGCGGACGGCACACAGAGTCTGCTGCGCTACTATGAGTAG
- a CDS encoding MBL fold metallo-hydrolase RNA specificity domain-containing protein: MRLEFLGAAHVVTGSCYLLHVGDHSYLVDCGMYQGTRRLREMNYEDFPFNPAEIEAVFLTHAHIDHCGRIPRLVREGFRGKIYATRSTCDLVRIMLPDSAHIQESDAELFNRKNARRSEAPITPLYTQADAFSALELFEPVAYRTPLQVDNLQLTFRDAGHILGSAILEIVVEESGQESKLVFSGDLGQPNQPILRDPEAVAGADFLLVESTYGDRIHRDYDKESALLEVIRDTMDRGGNVIIPSFAVGRTQTLLYYFYNLWKAGRLDGDIPIIIDSPLAIQATRVFLKNYEDFDDEAIAFFGEQGTIPAFPQVRIAETAAESRALNSAEGSAIILSASGMADAGRVLHHLKHNLWRPESTVLFVGYQAEGSLGRRLVDGIKRVRVLGEEIAVKAQIQVLEGFSAHADAEQIVDWMRSITEPRPAKVFLVHGEGQAQEALKERIQEELGLEVYAPFLGDIVTIQGRSANLIPSNIPSVSVEAEMEDVMRDFDAEYRQLRKAIIRTVVRQPKLMEPIIRTMQKARNYFKKLAAPYNI; the protein is encoded by the coding sequence ATGCGGCTCGAGTTTTTGGGCGCGGCACACGTCGTTACGGGTTCATGCTATCTGCTTCATGTGGGCGATCACAGCTATCTTGTGGACTGCGGCATGTATCAGGGGACGCGCCGTCTGCGTGAGATGAACTATGAGGACTTTCCGTTCAATCCCGCCGAGATCGAGGCAGTCTTTCTGACGCATGCACATATCGATCATTGCGGACGCATTCCGCGCCTCGTGCGCGAGGGCTTCCGTGGGAAAATCTATGCGACGCGCTCCACCTGCGATCTCGTCCGCATCATGCTGCCGGACTCGGCGCATATTCAGGAGAGCGATGCAGAACTGTTCAATCGCAAGAACGCGCGCCGCAGCGAAGCGCCCATCACGCCGCTTTATACACAGGCGGATGCATTTTCTGCGCTCGAGCTGTTCGAACCCGTTGCCTATCGTACGCCGCTGCAGGTAGATAATCTGCAGCTCACATTCCGTGACGCGGGGCACATTCTCGGCTCCGCGATCCTCGAGATCGTAGTGGAGGAGAGCGGGCAGGAGTCAAAGCTTGTCTTCTCAGGCGATCTCGGTCAGCCGAACCAACCCATTCTGCGCGACCCCGAGGCGGTTGCGGGGGCGGATTTCCTGCTTGTCGAGTCCACGTACGGCGATCGCATTCATCGCGACTACGACAAGGAGTCGGCGTTGCTCGAGGTGATCCGCGACACGATGGATCGCGGCGGCAACGTCATCATTCCGTCGTTCGCCGTCGGGCGGACACAGACCCTGCTCTACTATTTCTACAATCTGTGGAAGGCGGGGCGCCTCGACGGGGATATTCCGATCATCATCGACAGTCCGCTCGCGATCCAGGCAACACGTGTATTTCTGAAAAACTATGAGGACTTCGACGACGAGGCAATTGCGTTCTTCGGCGAGCAGGGGACGATTCCCGCGTTCCCGCAGGTGCGCATTGCGGAGACAGCGGCGGAGTCGCGTGCGCTCAACTCAGCTGAGGGTTCGGCAATCATCCTCTCCGCCTCGGGCATGGCAGATGCGGGGCGTGTGCTGCACCATCTGAAGCACAACCTCTGGCGTCCCGAGTCGACCGTGCTCTTCGTCGGCTATCAGGCGGAGGGGAGCCTCGGGCGGCGGCTTGTCGACGGAATCAAGCGCGTGCGCGTCCTCGGTGAGGAGATTGCGGTCAAGGCGCAGATTCAGGTGCTCGAAGGATTCTCTGCGCACGCGGATGCGGAGCAGATCGTCGACTGGATGCGCTCCATCACGGAGCCGCGCCCCGCGAAGGTCTTCCTCGTTCACGGCGAGGGACAGGCGCAGGAGGCACTCAAGGAGCGCATACAGGAGGAGCTCGGGCTCGAGGTCTATGCGCCCTTCCTCGGCGACATTGTGACGATACAGGGGCGGAGCGCTAATCTCATCCCATCGAATATTCCGTCTGTCTCGGTTGAGGCGGAGATGGAGGATGTCATGCGCGACTTCGATGCGGAGTACCGTCAGCTGCGCAAGGCGATCATCCGCACTGTCGTACGTCAGCCGAAGCTCATGGAGCCAATCATTCGCACGATGCAGAAGGCGCGCAATTATTTCAAGAAGCTCGCCGCGCCGTATAATATTTGA